A portion of the Litoribacterium kuwaitense genome contains these proteins:
- a CDS encoding thioredoxin family protein yields MAQAIFYHAGCPVCVDAEQVVVDYLDKSKLTVEIVHLGTAQNRIEEAEKAGVKSVPALVIAGNVYHINFGASLEDVKS; encoded by the coding sequence ATGGCACAAGCAATTTTTTATCATGCAGGTTGTCCAGTTTGTGTAGATGCAGAGCAAGTGGTGGTTGATTATCTTGACAAATCAAAACTTACGGTCGAAATTGTGCATCTTGGTACAGCACAAAATCGAATTGAAGAAGCGGAGAAGGCGGGGGTTAAATCCGTTCCAGCCTTGGTGATTGCCGGAAATGTGTACCATATCAATTTCGGTGCAAGTCTCGAGGATGTAAAAAGTTAA
- a CDS encoding type 1 glutamine amidotransferase, which produces MRVHYLQHVPFESPERIADWVRDKGHTLSGTSLYESTHFPLQSEFDLLIVLGGPMGVYEEKRFPWLVQEKAFINETIRQQKLVLGICLGAQLIAEALGGKVYRNAYKEIGWHSVKMTKKSQDTVFFKHFPHEYIPFHWHGDTFELPDEVKTAAISLGCANQAFEYNGHVVGLQFHLESSNDSIKNLIEYCSDEIEPGRYIQHPDQ; this is translated from the coding sequence ATGAGGGTTCATTATTTGCAGCATGTTCCGTTCGAATCGCCAGAACGAATAGCGGATTGGGTGAGGGATAAAGGCCATACGTTAAGTGGTACTTCATTATATGAAAGCACACACTTTCCACTCCAGTCGGAGTTCGATCTGCTCATCGTCTTGGGCGGTCCGATGGGGGTATACGAAGAGAAACGTTTTCCATGGCTTGTTCAAGAGAAGGCATTTATTAACGAAACGATTAGACAGCAAAAGTTGGTGCTTGGTATATGCTTGGGCGCACAGTTAATTGCTGAAGCGCTTGGTGGAAAAGTATATAGAAATGCGTATAAGGAAATTGGCTGGCATTCCGTGAAAATGACAAAAAAATCTCAAGATACTGTGTTTTTTAAGCACTTTCCACACGAGTATATTCCTTTTCACTGGCATGGAGATACGTTTGAATTACCTGATGAAGTGAAGACGGCTGCAATCAGTCTTGGTTGCGCTAATCAAGCATTCGAGTACAATGGGCATGTGGTTGGGCTGCAGTTTCATCTGGAGAGCAGCAATGACAGCATCAAAAACTTGATTGAATATTGTAGTGATGAAATTGAACCAGGTAGATATATCCAACATCCAGATCAATGA
- a CDS encoding LysR family transcriptional regulator, translating into MELKQLEYFMTLSQELHFTRAAEKLGITQPSLSQQIRLLEHEIGMPLFDRVGKKTMMTEAGRALLHHGYNVFHELSQAQAAISELQGLKRGTLKIGALLTVVNYLLPPTVMEFHNSYPNVELSVLGLRTGDIYDGLLQNELDLGIVFLPMMHEDLETIPLYEENLALAVAKDHPIAKAAFVTLDILKETPSVLLPNTYFLRQVIDDQCRSLAFTPQPVLEMTTMESIITMVGNGVGVTILPRGYLDYIHNPQICTIPLKSPVLTTQIGVVYRKNKHLCAASRVFMEQLVATVKSRNF; encoded by the coding sequence GTGGAGCTGAAGCAATTGGAATACTTCATGACTTTAAGTCAGGAATTGCACTTTACCCGCGCGGCCGAAAAACTCGGCATTACTCAACCTTCACTTAGCCAGCAAATTCGGTTGCTTGAACACGAGATCGGCATGCCTCTCTTTGATCGCGTTGGCAAGAAAACAATGATGACCGAAGCAGGTCGAGCGTTGTTACATCATGGATATAATGTGTTTCATGAACTCTCACAAGCGCAGGCAGCCATCAGTGAACTACAAGGTTTAAAGAGAGGTACATTGAAAATTGGCGCGCTTCTGACCGTTGTTAATTATTTGCTTCCTCCAACTGTGATGGAATTCCATAACAGTTATCCCAATGTAGAGCTTTCTGTACTTGGGTTGCGAACCGGTGATATCTATGACGGACTGCTGCAAAATGAGCTTGATCTGGGAATTGTTTTTTTACCAATGATGCATGAAGATCTTGAAACTATCCCACTTTATGAGGAAAATCTTGCCCTTGCGGTAGCTAAAGACCATCCCATCGCCAAAGCAGCGTTTGTCACACTTGATATTTTAAAAGAAACGCCCTCTGTTCTACTGCCGAATACTTATTTTTTACGACAAGTCATTGATGATCAATGTCGATCACTAGCATTCACGCCCCAACCAGTGCTAGAAATGACAACAATGGAATCGATCATAACAATGGTTGGCAATGGCGTCGGCGTGACTATTCTGCCAAGAGGTTACTTAGATTATATTCATAATCCTCAAATTTGTACGATTCCGCTAAAAAGCCCGGTACTCACGACACAAATTGGTGTCGTATATCGTAAAAATAAACATTTATGTGCAGCCAGTCGTGTATTCATGGAACAATTGGTTGCGACGGTAAAGAGCAGAAACTTTTAA
- the serC gene encoding 3-phosphoserine/phosphohydroxythreonine transaminase: MANTYNFNAGPGALPREVLQEAQEELRNYQGIGASILEISHRSRAYESIHHEAQQLIKELMNLSSDYEVLFLHGGASLQFSMVPLNFLTEGKVAGYIHCGTWSGKAWQEAQKIGKTLVLASGEKQRFKQMPELSKMNIPNEMAYVHLTSNETIDGIQCRSFPDTGHVPLVVDMSSDIFSRPLEPSRFSLIYAGAQKNLGPAGVTIVIIHRSLLEHIPENIPDILSYRTQVKHHSLYNTPPVFSVYMLNLVLKWIVNQGGVQRVAIRNQQKADLLYQVLDNSGGFYKGLAYKDSRSVMNVTFRAASSDMENKLLSELEQEGFLGLKGHQAAGHLRASIYNAVPYEHCKALADFLTEFQKRNG, encoded by the coding sequence ATGGCGAATACCTATAATTTTAATGCGGGTCCGGGAGCGTTGCCGCGGGAAGTTCTACAGGAAGCACAAGAGGAATTGCGAAATTATCAAGGGATTGGTGCATCTATTCTGGAAATCTCCCATCGAAGCAGAGCATACGAATCTATCCACCATGAAGCGCAACAGTTAATCAAAGAGTTGATGAATCTCTCTTCAGATTATGAGGTTTTATTTCTTCATGGAGGGGCAAGCCTGCAATTTTCGATGGTGCCGCTCAACTTTTTGACAGAAGGAAAAGTAGCGGGGTATATCCATTGTGGGACATGGTCGGGAAAGGCATGGCAAGAAGCGCAGAAAATAGGGAAAACCCTTGTGTTGGCAAGTGGGGAGAAGCAGCGTTTCAAACAGATGCCTGAATTAAGCAAGATGAATATTCCAAATGAGATGGCGTATGTCCATCTCACATCCAACGAAACGATTGACGGCATACAATGCCGAAGTTTCCCTGATACGGGGCATGTTCCTTTAGTCGTTGATATGTCTAGCGATATTTTTTCTCGTCCCCTTGAGCCATCCCGATTTTCATTAATTTATGCAGGCGCTCAGAAAAATTTGGGACCTGCAGGCGTTACGATCGTCATTATCCATCGCTCATTGCTAGAGCACATTCCGGAAAATATTCCCGATATATTAAGTTATCGCACACAGGTCAAACATCATTCGCTCTACAACACGCCGCCCGTTTTTTCTGTGTATATGTTGAACCTTGTATTGAAGTGGATTGTGAATCAAGGAGGGGTGCAGCGTGTTGCTATCCGCAACCAGCAAAAAGCGGACTTACTCTATCAGGTACTCGACAATAGCGGTGGATTTTATAAAGGATTGGCTTATAAGGACAGCAGGTCCGTGATGAATGTGACCTTTCGTGCAGCCAGTTCGGACATGGAAAACAAGTTGCTTAGTGAACTGGAGCAGGAAGGTTTTCTAGGTCTGAAAGGTCATCAGGCTGCCGGGCATCTTCGTGCTTCCATTTATAATGCGGTGCCTTATGAACATTGCAAAGCACTGGCGGATTTTCTGACTGAATTTCAAAAGAGGAACGGCTGA
- the hemL gene encoding glutamate-1-semialdehyde 2,1-aminomutase, with protein sequence MNLGTRRKDSYSKTAFEQAKRVVPGGVNSPVRAFSTVGLTPVFAAKGQGARMFDVDGNEFIDYIGSWGPLILGHARPEVVAAIKEAASCGTSFGLSTEIEVKMAELICKSMPSIEMVRMVSSGTEASMSALRLARGYTKRQKIVKFQGGYHGHADALLIKSGSGPATLGLPDSLGVPDNVTAHTLTAPYNSMDSVRFLFEQCGEQIAAVIVEPVAGNMGVIPPAPEFLQGLREITEQYGSLLIFDEVMTGYRVGYYGAQGLYGITPDLTCLGKIIGGGLPVGAYGGKREIMEKIAPVGAIYQAGTLSGNPLAMAAGYTTLRLLEEPGLYEDLERKTTRLAEGFRQNAELTGIPLEINRVGSMFSVFFSEQEVVDYDTAKGANMQLFKAYYKVMLDNGILTAPTPYEVGFVSVAHRDEDIERTIRAHYQALAKISNKG encoded by the coding sequence ATGAATCTAGGCACAAGAAGAAAGGACTCGTATTCTAAAACCGCTTTTGAGCAAGCAAAGAGGGTCGTACCAGGTGGAGTAAACAGCCCGGTTCGTGCATTTTCAACAGTAGGCTTAACACCGGTTTTTGCTGCAAAAGGTCAAGGTGCGCGCATGTTCGATGTTGATGGAAACGAATTTATTGATTATATCGGCTCGTGGGGGCCTTTGATTCTTGGTCATGCTCGTCCTGAAGTGGTGGCTGCGATCAAGGAAGCAGCGTCTTGTGGAACTAGTTTTGGTTTGTCTACGGAGATTGAAGTTAAAATGGCTGAGCTGATATGCAAAAGTATGCCATCTATTGAGATGGTGCGTATGGTGAGTTCCGGTACGGAAGCTTCAATGAGCGCATTGCGGTTGGCCAGGGGGTATACAAAAAGACAAAAAATTGTGAAATTTCAAGGTGGATACCACGGACATGCCGATGCTCTATTAATCAAGTCAGGATCGGGGCCAGCGACCTTAGGGTTGCCGGATAGCCTAGGAGTACCCGATAATGTGACGGCTCATACACTTACAGCACCATATAATAGCATGGACAGCGTTCGCTTTCTGTTTGAACAATGTGGGGAACAAATTGCGGCTGTGATCGTCGAGCCTGTTGCGGGAAACATGGGAGTTATTCCGCCGGCTCCCGAATTTCTTCAGGGGTTACGCGAGATTACCGAGCAGTATGGTAGCCTGCTTATTTTTGATGAAGTGATGACAGGGTATCGTGTAGGATACTATGGCGCGCAAGGACTCTATGGGATTACTCCGGATCTTACGTGTCTTGGTAAGATCATTGGAGGTGGCTTGCCCGTTGGAGCTTACGGCGGTAAACGCGAGATTATGGAAAAGATTGCTCCTGTTGGGGCGATCTATCAAGCGGGAACATTGTCAGGCAATCCGCTTGCGATGGCGGCAGGATATACAACACTACGCTTGCTTGAAGAGCCAGGTTTGTATGAGGACTTGGAAAGAAAAACAACTAGATTGGCAGAGGGTTTTAGGCAAAATGCTGAACTGACGGGCATACCTCTCGAAATAAACAGGGTTGGCTCCATGTTTTCAGTCTTTTTTTCGGAGCAGGAGGTTGTGGACTACGATACAGCTAAAGGTGCAAATATGCAGCTATTTAAAGCCTATTATAAAGTCATGCTAGATAATGGCATTTTAACGGCTCCTACACCTTACGAGGTGGGTTTCGTCTCGGTAGCTCATCGTGACGAGGATATTGAAAGGACGATCAGGGCTCATTATCAAGCGCTGGCTAAAATCAGCAATAAAGGATGA
- a CDS encoding cysteine desulfurase, with the protein MDISRIREFFPILDQAINSYPLAYLDSAASAQKPIQVIEALKHYYEQDNANVHRGVHTLGSRATEAYEGARIKVAQFIHAKRTEEVIFTRGTTSSINLVASSYVREICKEGDEIVVSAMEHHSNLLPWQQAAKATGAVLKYIPLQADGTFSIEAVENTITDRTKIVSVSHMSNVLGIVNPVKQIATIAHKHGAVVMVDGAQSIAHLKVDVQELDCDFYVFSGHKMCGPTGIGVLYGKKTYLEQMEPIEFGGEMIADVGLYDASWKELPWKFEGGTPMIAGAIGLGVAIDFLEQIGLDVIEAHDKQLTRYAVEQMKQIEHLTMYGPVEGRVGLVTFNVGKIHPHDLATVLDMYGVAIRAGHHCCQPLMRHLGASATARASFYLYNTEGEVDQFLFALNKTKEYFKEV; encoded by the coding sequence TTGGACATTTCTCGCATCAGGGAATTTTTCCCTATTTTGGACCAAGCTATTAACAGTTACCCGCTTGCCTATCTGGACAGTGCAGCATCCGCACAAAAACCGATTCAAGTCATCGAAGCCTTAAAACACTATTATGAACAGGATAATGCGAACGTCCACCGGGGTGTTCATACGTTAGGTTCCCGTGCAACCGAAGCCTATGAAGGGGCGCGAATCAAAGTAGCTCAGTTTATCCATGCAAAACGGACGGAGGAAGTGATTTTTACGCGCGGAACCACTTCATCCATTAACCTTGTTGCAAGCAGTTATGTACGAGAGATATGCAAAGAAGGAGATGAGATTGTTGTCTCTGCCATGGAGCATCATAGCAATCTCCTTCCCTGGCAACAAGCGGCAAAGGCGACAGGTGCAGTGTTAAAATATATTCCGCTGCAAGCTGACGGAACCTTTTCAATCGAAGCCGTAGAGAACACGATTACAGATCGTACGAAAATCGTGTCTGTATCCCACATGTCTAATGTATTGGGCATCGTTAATCCCGTGAAGCAAATCGCAACAATTGCTCATAAGCATGGCGCAGTCGTTATGGTTGATGGAGCCCAGAGCATTGCACATCTCAAGGTGGACGTTCAAGAATTGGATTGTGATTTCTATGTCTTCTCGGGGCATAAAATGTGCGGGCCAACAGGCATCGGAGTGCTATATGGGAAAAAGACTTATCTTGAGCAGATGGAACCGATTGAATTTGGCGGAGAAATGATCGCCGATGTGGGTTTGTATGATGCCTCTTGGAAGGAGCTTCCGTGGAAGTTCGAAGGGGGAACGCCGATGATCGCAGGTGCAATTGGTCTGGGCGTGGCTATCGATTTTCTTGAGCAAATCGGATTGGATGTCATCGAGGCGCACGATAAACAATTGACCCGTTATGCGGTAGAACAGATGAAACAAATCGAGCATTTGACGATGTATGGTCCGGTAGAAGGACGAGTTGGCCTGGTGACGTTTAATGTGGGCAAGATTCATCCACATGATCTGGCCACGGTTCTGGATATGTATGGTGTAGCAATTCGCGCAGGGCATCATTGTTGTCAACCGTTGATGAGACATTTAGGTGCAAGCGCGACGGCTCGTGCCAGCTTTTATTTATACAATACAGAAGGGGAGGTAGATCAGTTTCTCTTTGCTTTGAACAAAACGAAAGAATACTTTAAGGAAGTGTGA
- the cyoE gene encoding heme o synthase, with product MQNSSGALDQSFIENQPWRDWISITKPGILASNLFCAFAGYGLASRLQFDDLALIFIMFGTTFVVASASMLNNFLDRVRDLKMERTRDRPLPSGRLRPRNVLIVGILTGFVGMATLYIFVNPLSAVLGFIGLFFYVVIYTAWLKPTSTWSTSIGGISGSMPPMIGYCGFSNELEPGAWLLFLFLFLWQPPHFWSLGILKKEEYRAAGYPLLPVIKGVSRTKIQMLPYVVSLFFINYLLFDYNYVGVGYLTISSILLIVWFIACLQGLFTKNEARWASSNFRLSLYFLVLSLLTMLFEIALF from the coding sequence ATGCAGAACAGCAGTGGAGCCTTAGACCAATCGTTCATAGAAAACCAACCATGGAGAGATTGGATTTCTATAACTAAACCAGGAATTTTGGCTTCTAATTTATTTTGTGCGTTTGCTGGTTATGGTCTCGCTTCAAGATTGCAGTTTGATGACTTAGCTTTAATATTCATTATGTTTGGCACAACATTCGTTGTTGCGTCTGCTTCGATGTTAAATAATTTTTTGGATCGTGTACGAGATTTAAAAATGGAGCGGACTCGTGATCGCCCGTTACCGAGTGGACGATTGAGGCCAAGGAATGTATTGATCGTTGGGATTTTGACGGGGTTTGTTGGAATGGCTACTTTGTATATTTTCGTTAACCCATTAAGCGCGGTCTTAGGCTTCATTGGACTTTTTTTTTATGTAGTGATCTATACGGCTTGGCTTAAACCAACATCAACCTGGAGTACTTCAATCGGAGGTATTTCTGGATCTATGCCACCAATGATCGGCTACTGTGGTTTTTCAAATGAGTTGGAGCCCGGGGCGTGGCTATTATTCTTATTTCTTTTTTTATGGCAACCACCGCATTTTTGGTCACTTGGGATTTTGAAAAAAGAAGAATACCGAGCAGCAGGATATCCACTACTCCCTGTTATAAAAGGTGTATCACGCACAAAAATCCAGATGCTGCCGTATGTTGTAAGCTTGTTTTTCATTAACTATTTGTTATTTGATTATAATTACGTTGGCGTAGGATATTTGACCATTTCTAGTATACTGTTAATCGTTTGGTTCATCGCATGTCTACAAGGGTTGTTTACAAAAAATGAAGCGAGATGGGCTTCGAGCAACTTTCGACTTTCTCTTTATTTCCTTGTGCTTTCTTTATTAACGATGCTATTTGAGATTGCTCTATTTTAA